Within Pseudomonas brassicacearum, the genomic segment ACATCCTGGAAACGGCCCTGGCCGAGCAGGCCAACAGCGGTGCCGTCGACTTGCATCGCGGGTGGATCGAAGGCTTGTTGCGTGAGTATTACGACCCGATGTACGTGTTCCAGCGGGAAAAGAAGGGGCTGCGGATCGAGTTCTCGGGAGAGCAGGCGGCGGTGCTGGAGTATCTGCGCGAGCGGGCCGCCCGGGGCGGGTGACCACAGGTTTCATATCCCCTGTCAATCCCGGTGGGAGCGGGCTTGATTACGTCGGGCAGGTTTCCTGGCCATGGTCCAGGCCCTGCTTGTAGCTCTGGCTGGTGAGGCTGGCCTTGCCGTTGTGCCAGGTCAGGGTCAGCACGTACAGCGAATCAAAATCGCCTGACGCCCAGTCATCGGTAATAGTCTGCTTCTTGCCCACGGCCTCGCCGGCAACCTTGTTGATCAGCTCCGGCAGGTAGCCATGGGACCAGGCGGTATAGATGGTGGCGTTGTGGTATTTGTCGTGCAGCAGTTCGTCAGCCAGGTCGCTGGTGTCGTTGGCCGAATATTTGATGTTCACCGGCAACCCGAGCTTGATGGCGCTGGGGCTGATGGTCATCAGCGGGCGAATATAGCTGTAGGAATTGTCCAGCTCACCTTCTTCGACATTGCGGGTCGGGTTGGCCGCGAACACGTAGTCGGCCTTGCCGAATTTTTCCGGCAGCAGGGTGGCCAGGTCGATGGCACGGTTGAGGCCCTGGCAGTTGAGCTGGCCCAGGCCACCGGCGGGTTTCTCGGCGTGGCGCAGGAACACCAACGTTTGCACACCGTCGGCTGGCTGGGCGCGGCTGATGCTGGATTCCAGCGACAGCACCAGGCCACAGACCACAAGCAGCGTCGGCAGCAACAGCCACGAACGGTGTTTGAGGCGCTTGGCGAAATTCAGTGGGTTCATCATCGAATAAATAGTCTTCGGCACGCTTGAGTCAGGCTGACAAACCCTGGCACCACGAAGCGGCTGGCTTCGGGGGTTTTCCGTGTCGTTACGCCGTGTCGAATCCTTGGGGGCATTGCTCAGAGTCTCTTCAAGCCCTTTGGTTCGATGCTGGCGGGTTCCGGTGCACTGTAGCGACCTCCGTCAGGAGATGGGATGAACGTTAACGACAGGATGTTGCGAAATTAAGAAGGGATGACGTGAATTGCGTGACGGGCAGTGGTGCCGTCCCGTACATCTTGGATTATCCTCGGGCTTTCCTTCATTTCCGAGCCGACCCCATGCCCGACTTGACCCCATTCCCCATCACCGAGAAATGGCCCGCCCAATACCCGGAGTGGATCCAGCTCTACTCCCTGCCCACCCCCAACGGCGTGAAGGTCTCGATCATGCTCGAAGAGATCGGCCTGCCGTACGAGCCCCACAAAGTGGACTTCGGTAGCAACGATCAACTGTCGCCCGAGTTCCTTTCCTTGAACCCTAACAACAAGATCCCGGCGATTCTCGATCCCCATGGGCCGGGCGACCAGCCGTTGGCGCTGTTCGAGTCGGGGGCGATCCTGATTTATCTGGCGGACAAGAGCGGGCAGCTGCTGGCCCAGGAGTCGGCCGCGCGCTACGAGACGATCCAGTGGCTGATGTTCCAGATGGGCGGGATCGGGCCGATGTTCGGGCAGTTGGGGTTCTTCAACAAGTTCGCCGGCAAGGACTACGAGGACAAGCGGCCGCGCGATCGCTACATCGAGGAAAGCAAGCGCCTGCTCAAGGTGCTCGATGGCCGTCTGCAAGGGCGCGACTGGATCATGGGCGAGCGCTACACCATCGCCGATATCGCCACGTTCCCCTGGGTGCGCAACTTGATCGGCTTCTACGAGGCCGGTGATTTGGTCGGTATCCAGAACTTCCCCAATGTGACGCGGGTACTGGAGCGCTTCCTGGCGCGACCGGCTGTGGTGCGCGGGTTGAAAATTCCGGAATGAGTAGCCCGACAACCCGCCGATTCGATTACAAACAACTGGATGTATTCAGCAACGTGCCACTCAAGGGCAATCCGCTGGCGGTGGTGCTGGGGGCCGATGGGCTCAGTGACTCGCGCATGGCTGCCTTTGCCAACTGGACCAACCTCAGCGAAACCACATTCCTGTTGGCGCCGCAGCACCCGGAAGCCGATTACCGGGTGCGTATTTTCACCACCTCGACCGAGTTGCCGTTTGCCGGACATCCGACCCTGGGCAGTTGTCATGCCTGGCTGGAAGCCGGAGGTGTGCCGAAAGGGCAGGAGATCGTGCAGGAATGTGGCGTCGGCCTGGTCAGGATTCGCCGCAGCGATCATGGCTTGGCATTCCTCGCGCCGCCCTTGCTCAAGTCCGGCCCCCTGGAGGCCGACTTGCTCGAGCGAGTGCGCAAGGGGTTGGGGCTCGCAGCCGAGGCAATTGTCGAGGCACAGTGGGTCGATAACGGTGCCGGCTGGCTGGCCTTGATGCTCAAGGATCGCCAACAGGTCCTGACGCTCGAGCCCGATTACCCTCAGTTGCTGGATCTGGCCGTGGGCGTGATTGCACCTTGGGATCGGGCCGTGGATGGCGATGAGGCCCATTTTGAAGTGCGGGGCTTCATCGCCGGTGATGGCATGCCCGAGGATCCTGCCACCGGCA encodes:
- a CDS encoding histidine phosphatase family protein, translated to MMNPLNFAKRLKHRSWLLLPTLLVVCGLVLSLESSISRAQPADGVQTLVFLRHAEKPAGGLGQLNCQGLNRAIDLATLLPEKFGKADYVFAANPTRNVEEGELDNSYSYIRPLMTISPSAIKLGLPVNIKYSANDTSDLADELLHDKYHNATIYTAWSHGYLPELINKVAGEAVGKKQTITDDWASGDFDSLYVLTLTWHNGKASLTSQSYKQGLDHGQETCPT
- a CDS encoding glutathione binding-like protein yields the protein MPDLTPFPITEKWPAQYPEWIQLYSLPTPNGVKVSIMLEEIGLPYEPHKVDFGSNDQLSPEFLSLNPNNKIPAILDPHGPGDQPLALFESGAILIYLADKSGQLLAQESAARYETIQWLMFQMGGIGPMFGQLGFFNKFAGKDYEDKRPRDRYIEESKRLLKVLDGRLQGRDWIMGERYTIADIATFPWVRNLIGFYEAGDLVGIQNFPNVTRVLERFLARPAVVRGLKIPE
- a CDS encoding PhzF family phenazine biosynthesis protein, producing the protein MSSPTTRRFDYKQLDVFSNVPLKGNPLAVVLGADGLSDSRMAAFANWTNLSETTFLLAPQHPEADYRVRIFTTSTELPFAGHPTLGSCHAWLEAGGVPKGQEIVQECGVGLVRIRRSDHGLAFLAPPLLKSGPLEADLLERVRKGLGLAAEAIVEAQWVDNGAGWLALMLKDRQQVLTLEPDYPQLLDLAVGVIAPWDRAVDGDEAHFEVRGFIAGDGMPEDPATGSLNAGLAQWMLGKGLAPSSYVVSQGVTMGRAGRIHVEQVGDAVWIGGAVVTCINGSLTL